In the Ipomoea triloba cultivar NCNSP0323 chromosome 6, ASM357664v1 genome, one interval contains:
- the LOC116023429 gene encoding uncharacterized protein LOC116023429 — MSTAPGAQGFPFWAVISESRRIIRAHNRHFFALSLLFLFPLCLSSVIYLALYAALSHHDGFYSQPILLPLLFNLFSLFFTLCALGTITYSTFNAFNGRPLTLASSIKSLLHTFLPLLSTQFVYLTIVFCLAMVFGVLAALLLTGLQILGVVEVNFDRLSISFKVLAIMLVLLLVSIVLWLQVKWCLAYVVVVEESKWGFEALRRSGQLMKKGMRGVALCVSLYFVIPSLIMTYLMMMVVVGASSGHWSWTLVFQAVLYTVFETQLMLHAFAANVVLYIYCKALAEGDFGSNYVCLPFDDAHKVSEVV, encoded by the coding sequence ATGTCTACTGCACCTGGTGCACAAGGCTTCCCTTTCTGGGCAGTGATCTCTGAATCCAGAAGGATAATCAGAGCCCACAACCGCCATTTCTTTGCGCTTTcacttctctttctctttcccttGTGTTTATCCAGCGTTATCTACCTAGCCCTCTACGCCGCCCTTTCCCACCATGATGGCTTCTACTCCCAACCCATCCTTCTCCCCCTCCTCTTCAACCTCTTTAGTCTCTTCTTCACCCTTTGCGCCTTGGGCACTATCACCTACAGCACTTTCAACGCCTTCAACGGTAGACCCTTGACGCTTGCTTCTTCGATCAAGTCCCTGTTGCACACTTTCTTGCCTCTACTTTCAACCCAATTTGTGTATCTAACAATTGTGTTTTGCCTCGCTATGGTTTTCGGGGTTTTGGCGGCGCTTCTGTTAACCGGGCTTCAAATTTTGGGTGTTGTCGAAGTGAATTTCGACAGGTTGTCGATTAGTTTTAAGGTTTTGGCAATTATGTTGGTGCTGCTGCTTGTATCCATCGTTTTATGGCTACAGGTTAAGTGGTGCCTAGCGTATGTGGTTGTGGTGGAGGAATCAAAATGGGGGTTTGAAGCCTTGAGGAGAAGTGGGCAGTTAATGAAGAAGGGGATGAGAGGAGTAGCATTGTGTGTATCGCTATATTTCGTCATTCCCAGCTTGATTATGACTTATctgatgatgatggtggttgTGGGTGCGTCTAGTGGGCATTGGAGCTGGACCCTTGTTTTTCAGGCAGTGTTGTATACAGTTTTTGAGACTCAACTCATGCTTCATGCTTTTGCTGCAAACGTGGTTCTGTATATCTACTGCAAGGCCTTGGCAGAGGGGGATTTTGGTAGCAACTATGTGTGCTTACCTTTTGACGATGCTCACAAGGTTTCTGaggttgtttaa
- the LOC116022810 gene encoding aquaporin PIP2-1-like has product MGKDIEVGNEYTLKDYQDPPPAPFIDPEELGQWSFYRAIIAEFVATLLFLYVTVLTVIGYKSQTDPHVNGTDACGGVGILGIAWAFGGMIFILVYCTAGISGGHINPAVTFGLFLARKVSLVRAIMYMVAQCLGAICGCGLVKAFQKAYYVRYGGGANELADGYSKGTGLGAEIIGTFVLVYTVFSATDPKRNARDSHVPVLAPLPIGFAVFMVHLATIPVTGTGINPARSFGAAVIYGKDKAWDDQWIFWVGPFVGAAIAAIYHQFILRAGALKALGSQRSNA; this is encoded by the exons ATGGGAAAAGACATTGAGGTTGGCAATGAGTACACTCTAAAGGACTACCAGGACCCTCCACCAGCACCCTTCATTGACCCAGAGGAGCTGGGTCAATGGTCTTTTTACAGGGCCATCATAGCTGAGTTTGTTGCCACTCTTCTGTTCCTCTACGTCACAGTTCTCACAGTGATCGGATACAAGAGCCAAACAGACCCTCATGTCAATGGCACTGATGCCTGCGGCGGTGTTGGCATTCTTGGCATTGCTTGGGCCTTTGGTGGAATGATCTTTATTCTTGTTTACTGCACTGCCGGCATTTCTG GGGGACACATTAACCCAGCAGTGACATTTGGGCTGTTCTTGGCAAGGAAGGTGTCACTTGTCCGAGCCATAATGTACATGGTGGCGCAGTGCTTAGGAGCCATTTGTGGATGTGGGCTGGTTAAGGCCTTCCAGAAGGCTTATTATGTGAGGTATGGTGGCGGCGCCAACGAACTGGCTGATGGTTACAGTAAGGGTACTGGTTTGGGTGCTGAGATCATTGGTACATTTGTTCTTGTTTATACTGTCTTCTCTGCCACTGACCCCAAGAGGAATGCCAGGGACTCCCATGTTCCA GTTTTGGCACCACTGCCTATTGGATTTGCTGTGTTTATGGTTCACTTGGCGACGATTCCAGTGACGGGGACGGGCATCAACCCAGCAAGAAGTTTTGGAGCAGCTGTGATATATGGGAAAGACAAAGCATGGGATGATCAGTGGATATTCTGGGTTGGACCCTTTGTTGGAGCTGCAATTGCTGCCATATACCATCAGTTCATTCTCAGAGCAGGAGCACTGAAAGCCCTTGGATCACAGAGGAGCAATGCTTAA